One Deltaproteobacteria bacterium genomic region harbors:
- a CDS encoding 2-oxoacid:ferredoxin oxidoreductase subunit beta yields the protein MVEPTGGPAQLSGAPSLTRKDFVSDQDVRWCPGCGDYAILATVQRVLPELGVPREKYVFVSGIGCSSRLPYYVNTYGLHTIHGRAPAIATGIKAANPGLHVWVITGDGDALSIGGNHLIHALRRNVDIKILLFNNRIYGLTKGQYSPTSELGKKTKSTPFGSVDYPMNPISLALGAGATFAARTVDTNPNHMKQVLTRASLHKGSAFVEIFQNCIIYNDDAFKFVTDRTTRDDNAVILEQGKPLIFGKEQNRGIRLKGLKPEIVTIGENGVAEKDLLVHDETDPDPSYAFVLSRFEAPDFPVPLGVFRAVSKPTYEQMLCQQVKTAVEKTPGDIKKLLHGPETWRVN from the coding sequence ATGGTCGAACCGACAGGCGGCCCTGCGCAGTTAAGCGGAGCGCCCTCATTAACAAGGAAAGATTTTGTTTCGGATCAGGACGTCCGCTGGTGTCCCGGTTGCGGCGACTACGCCATTCTCGCCACCGTTCAGCGCGTACTGCCCGAGCTGGGGGTCCCGCGCGAAAAATATGTTTTTGTCTCCGGCATCGGTTGTTCCAGCCGACTCCCTTATTATGTCAACACCTACGGCCTCCATACCATCCACGGCCGCGCGCCGGCCATCGCCACCGGCATCAAGGCGGCCAATCCCGGCCTCCATGTGTGGGTGATCACCGGCGACGGCGACGCCCTCTCCATCGGGGGCAATCACCTGATTCATGCCCTTCGCCGGAACGTGGACATCAAAATCCTTCTCTTCAACAACCGGATCTACGGCCTCACCAAGGGGCAGTATTCGCCGACTTCCGAATTGGGCAAAAAAACCAAATCGACCCCTTTCGGATCGGTGGATTATCCCATGAACCCGATCTCGCTGGCGCTGGGCGCCGGGGCAACCTTTGCGGCACGAACGGTGGACACCAACCCCAATCACATGAAGCAGGTGCTGACCCGGGCATCCCTTCACAAGGGGAGCGCCTTTGTCGAGATTTTTCAGAACTGCATCATCTACAACGACGATGCCTTCAAGTTTGTGACCGACCGGACAACGCGCGACGACAACGCGGTCATTCTCGAGCAGGGGAAACCGCTCATATTCGGAAAGGAACAAAACAGGGGGATCCGCCTGAAAGGGCTGAAACCGGAAATCGTGACCATCGGCGAAAACGGCGTCGCCGAAAAAGATCTTCTGGTCCATGACGAAACGGATCCGGACCCCTCCTATGCCTTTGTCTTGAGCCGGTTCGAGGCGCCGGATTTTCCGGTCCCCCTGGGGGTCTTCCGCGCCGTTTCCAAACCGACCTATGAGCAGATGCTTTGTCAACAGGTCAAAACGGCCGTGGAGAAGACGCCGGGGGATATCAAAAAATTGTTGCACGGGCCGGAGACATGGAGGGTGAATTAA